The sequence below is a genomic window from Draconibacterium halophilum.
GGTTTTAATCGGTAGACAAAAAATGGATCAGCCGGTGATTCAATTAATAACCTACGATAAAAATAATTTATTGGAGGAGTCAGTTGATTCGGTTTCTTCTATTCAGCAGAAATTATCAGCCGATAAAGTGAACTGGATAAACATTTATGGGTTACACGATCTTGAGATGATCAAAAAGGTAGGTGAAGAATTTAAGTTGCCGTCACTTTTACTCGAAGACATTTTGAATACTGACCAGTCGCCCAAGTATGAAAATGGCGAGAATTACGATGCTTTTATCATGAAAATTCTTCATCAGGAAAAGGAAGCAAACCGAATTCAAGCCGAGCAGGTAACATTAATTTTGGGCGAAAACTATGTGTTAACTTTGCAGGAGCGTAAAGGCGATTTTTTTGAAGTGGTACGCGAGCGCATTCGTAAAAATAAAGGGAGAATACGCATCAGCGGAAACGATTACCTCGCTTATACTTTAATGGATACTTTGGTTGATAATTATTCGATTCTGATAGAAACTATTGGGCGTCAGGTGGAAGATATTGAAGATCGTCTTTTTAAAACCATGGACTCAAAAATTGTAGAGGAGATCTATCGTTTTAAAACCGAACTCAATTACATTCGGAAAGCAGTACGCCCTGTGCGCGAGTTTATTACTACTTTGCTACGTACGGAAGACTCATTTTTTAAGGAAAAGAATTTTGCCTTTCTGAAAGACTTGAACGATCTTACCGTGCAGTGTGCCGAAGCAGTTGAAATGTATAATAGTATGACTTCAGATCAGCTGAATATTTATAACTCGAATATGAGTAACAAAATGAACGAAGTAATGAAAACCCTTACCATATTTGCTTCAATTTTTATTCCGCTCACTTTTGTGGCTGGAATTTACGGAATGAATTTTGACTACATCCCCGAGCTCAAATTCAGGTATGGATACTTGCTTTTTTGGGTAGTTATACTTATCGTTGGAGGTGGATTGCTGATTTACTTTCGGCGTAAAAAGTGGTTGTAACTTTTTTAATCAAAACATATATGCAGGATATTGAGAATATAGAACTGAAGTATTTAAAATTCGACGATTACCAGGAACTTAAAGCGGCCATGATTGAGGTTTACCCAAGCATGCCCGATGCGTACTGGAAAGAACATCATATCAAATCACTTATCAAACGTTTCCCCGAAGGCCAGGTGGTGCTGAAAGTTAACGGGCAGATTGCCGGTTGTGCGCTTGCCATAGTGGTTGATTACGATAAGTTTGAAGATAACCACAAGTACAAAGAAATAACCGGTAATTATTCTTTCGATACGCACTCGCCCAATGGCGATATGTTATATGGAATTGATGTTTTTATTAAACCCGAATTTCGTGGATTACGGTTGGGGCGCCGGCTATACGATTACCGAAAAGAACTGTGCGAAAGACTAAACTTAAAAGGAATTGCTTTTGGAGGACGCATTCCCAATTATCACCTGTACCAAAATGAGTTGTCTCCAAAAGAGTACATACAAAAAGTACGTACAAAAGAGATTCACGACCCCGTTCTGAATTTTCAGATATCAAACGACTTCCATCCGGCAAAAATTATAAAAGGTTATCTCGAAGGAGATAAAGACTCGAAAGAGTACGCCGTACTTTTAGAGTGGGATAATATCTATTACGAAAAGCCTCGTAAAAAGCCGGAAATCACTAAAACAGTGGTGCGTTTGGGATTAGTGCAATGGCAAATGCGGCCTTATAAAACGTTCGAAGATTTGATGTTTCAGGTTGAGTTTTTTGTTGATGCCGTTTCGGGCTACCGCTGCGATTTTGCCTTGTTCCCTGAGTTTTTTAATGCGCCGTTAATGGCCGAGAACAACCATTTAACTGAACCCGAAGCCATTCGGGAACTGGCCAGACATACAGATGATATTATTGCAAAATTCTCGGAACTGGCTATCAGTTACAACATCAATATAATTACAGGGAGTATGCCCGAATTGGTGGATGACAATTTATATAATGCCGGTTATTTGTGCCGCCGCGATGGAAGTACCGAGCGCTACGAAAAGCTCCATGTAACACCCGATGAGGTAAAGGTTTGGGGAATGCAGGGCGGCAGTTCCCTGAAAGCTTTGGATACCGATTGTGGAAAAATTGGTGTGCTGATTTGTTACGATTCTGAGTTCCCCGAATTGAGCCGTTTGCTGGCCGACGAAGGAGTGGATATCTTATTCGTACCATTTTTAACCGATACCCAAAATGGTTTCTCGCGGGTGCGAAATTGTTCGCAGGCGCGGGCCATTGAAAACGAATGTTATGTGGCTATTGCCGGTAGCGTTGGTAACCTGCCAAAAGTGCATAATATGGATATCCAGTATGCGCAATCGATGGTTTTTACACCCTGCGATTTTGCTTTTCCTGTAAACGGAATTAAGGCAGAAGCTACGCCAAACACCGAAATGATTTTGATTGCCGATGTTGATATTGGCTTGTTGCGCGAATTGAACCAGTTTGGAAGCGTTCGAAATTTGAAAGACCGTCGCCAGGATATTTTCCAGCTGAAAAAGAAGGTGTAATATCTTTTGGCAGAAAGAATTTCAGTATATACATTCATCAAAGTAGAAAATTCAGGGACGAAGGAAGCACTCAGATTTTCTTATCCCGTTTAAATAAAAAACTATGTTCATCGTTCACGTTTTTGTACACGTAAAAGAAGATTGTATTGATGCGTTTAAAGCGGCTACCATCGAAAATGCAAAACACAGTTTAAACGAACCGGGTATAGCTCGTTTTGATTTTGTAGAACAACAAGACGACTCTACACGTTTTGTATTGGTGGAAGTTTATCGTACAGCCAACGACCCTGCAAAACACAAGGAAACGGCTCACTACCAAAAGTGGCGCGACACAGTTGCCGATATGATGGCAGAGCCGCGATCGGCACTAAAATTTTATAATGTACTTCCCGGCGAGAACGGTTGGGATTAATTTCGATAGAAAAAATGGCAGTTAATTTTTCATTTGCAACCGCGGGGCAAATTATTTTTGGAAATCATACGCTTGATAAGGTACCTGATCTTGTTGCTGGTTTTGGCAAGAAGGTTATTTTGGTAACAGGGAAAAGTTCATTAAGAGCAGAAGAACTGATGGCGAAATTCAGCCCGGGAACTGATACCATACTTTTTAAAGTGCCCGGAGAACCGACCACTGATTTGATTGAAGCCGGTGTAAAATTAGCACGCGAGCACAACAGTGAAGTAGTAGTTGGTTTTGGCGGAGGCAGCGTGATTGATAGTGCAAAAGCAATTGCCGCAATGGGAACAAATAAAGGTGAGTTATTGGATTATCTGGAAGTGATTGGAAGAGGAAAGCCACTGACAGAAAGGCCGTTGCCATGTATTGCTATTCCAACAACTGCCGGAACCGGCGCCGAGGCAACTAAAAACGCGGTAATAAAATCGCCCGAAAATAATGTGAAAGTAAGTTTACGCAGTAGCCAGATGTACCCCGACATTGCAGTTGTTGATCCGGTACTTACCTGGTCGATGCCACCAGCATTAACAGCCAGCACCGGAGTTGATGCTTTAACACATTTACTCGAAACGTTTGTGTCAAATCAGGCCAATCCGTTTATCGATATGATTTGCCGCGAAGGATTGACTCGTATTTCACGTTCCTTACGAAAAGCATTTACAGATGGGGCTGACAAACAGGCGCGTGAAGATATGGCAATGGCCAGTTTGCTGGGAGGAATGGCACTTGCCAATGTAAAACTTGGCGCCGTGCATGGTTTCGCCGGACCAATGGGAGGTATGTTTCCAATTCCGCATGGTGCTGTTTGTGCCTGCCTCATGTCGGCAGTAATTGAAGAGAATATTCAGGCTTTGCGTAACAATAAACTCGACAGCTCGAAATTTGATGAGTTAGCAAAAATTCTTACCGGAAACGAAAAAGCCATGTCGAACGATGCCGCTATTTGGGCATCGGAATTGGTGGCTGAACTTCAGGTTTCAACACTCTCCGAATTTGGATTGACCCAAAAGGATTTTCCATTACTGATTGAAAAAGCAAAAGTTTCGAGTAGTATAAAAGGCAATCCGGTAGAATTGACAGATGAGCAGTTGTTTCGTATTCTGGAGCGATCGTTGTAAATCACATTCCGGTATCGGAATAATTTTTGTAGAATAAAACTATCTTTGTAGAATAATTATAACGCGATGATTGGCAGATTTTTTCATACACCGGGAACAAAAAGATTTAAAATTACTCCACGTTTTTGGGATCCCGACAAGGACGAAAGAGACGAGCGGGAACGACGAATAAAGGATGAATTGGGAATTGTTGAAGAAAAAAAACAAAGCAATCGTACGTTTCGTCCTAATGTTAAAGGACAGTTTCGTTCAGGCGATAACTGGGCCCGATCATCCGAATCGGCCAGAAAAGCACAGAACCGCCGACTTATTTGGATTTTTCTGATCCTAGCATTGGTGCTTTATCTTTTCTTCTTTTCCGACTTTTTTAACTAAACAGCGCACTCCGTAGTACAAATTTCTAAAGATTTAATCTTGAGCGATATTATTCAGTTATTACCCGATGCAGTAGCCAATCAGATTGCTGCCGGAGAAGTTATTCAGCGACCGGCATCGGTTGTTAAAGAGCTCGTGGAAAATGCTCTTGATGCGGGTGCAACTGAAATAACCATCAATATAAAAGACGCCGGGAAAACACTCATTCAAATTTCTGATAATGGCAGCGGGATGTCGCCAACCGATGCCCGAATGGCTTTTGAGCGCCATGCCACCTCGAAAATACGTGAGGCTAAGGATTTATTTGCCATTCGTTCAATGGGGTTTCGTGGCGAGGCACTGGCATCAATTGCCGCCATTGCCGATGTTGAACTACGTACCAAAAAAGCCGACGATGAGGTAGGAACTTTTATACATGTTATTGGCTCGGAAGTAAAAACACAGGAGCCTGCCGGGTGCAACAATGGTACCAATTTCATGATTAAAAACCTGTTTTTTAATGTGCCGGCTCGTCGTAAATTTCTGAAAGCGAATTCAACCGAATTAAAACATATTATCTGGGAAATTCAGCGGATAGCGCTACCCAATCCCGACATCAAATTATCATTGATTCACAACGGCACAACAGTTTATGATTTGCCACCGGCCAACCATCGGAAACGTTTGGTTGATGTGTTTGGAAGAAGTTTGAACCAAAGCCTGATAAATGTTGATGAAGACACCAGCATTGTTAAAGTGTTTGGTTACGTTGGTCAGCCAAAATATGCCCGCAAAACACTGGGCGAACAATTCTTTTTTGTGAACGGGCGTTTTATGCGTCATCCGTATTTTCACAAAGCCATTATGCAGGCTTTTAATAAGTTATTGCCGCCCGATACGTATCCGTCGTATTTTTTGTTTCTGGAACTCGATCCTGAAGCAATTGATATAAATGTGCATCCTACAAAAACCGAAATAAAATTTGAAAATGATCGCGATATCTGGCCGATAATTCATGCAGCGGTGCGCGAATCGTTAGGCAAGCATAATGTAGTACCATCCATTGATTTTGACCAAAGTGGAAGCATCGATATTCCTGTTCCGAAAAAAGGAGGTGAGGATGTGCGTTTCCCAGAGATTCAGGTCAATCCCGACTATAATCCTTTTAACAACGAAAAACAGTTCGCCGAACGTGGATACTCGCCTTTTGATAAGGACTCAGGACAGGGAAGAAGCTCTTTTCCGGATTCGGGTAGAGAAAAAAAGAACCTGGAGAACTGGGAGGAATTGTACCAGGGAGCACAGCTAAAAATAAAACCTGAGCCGGAATATCGCGGTACAGCTCCGCAAAATGACGACTTATATGTCAACGCGCCCGGGCAGTTTAGCGGTAAAAAAGTGTTGCAGCTGAAACAACGTTATGTGTTAACGCCGGTAAAATCGGGGTTGATGGTTATCGATCAGAAAAGAGCACACGAGCGCATTTTATTTGAGAAATTTATGGAAGTGCTGAAATCGGATTCGGTAGCCAGCCAGCAGCAATTATTTCCGCAAACCATTGAACTCAATCCAGCCGATTCGGCATTGCTGAAATCAATTTTGGAAGATTTGTTGTCGTTGGGATTTGATATTCGCGAATTTGGCAAAGACACTTTTATTATAAATGGTACGCCAGGTGTTCTGGATATTTCTTCGCCTGAGCTGATATTAGAAAAATTGCTGGAAGACTATAAAACATCGCCGGTTGATGCGCGATCAAAAGCCAGGGAACAAATTGCTGCGTCGTTGGCAAAAGCATCGGCAATGGATTATGGCACCAACCTCAAACAGGAAGAGGTGGATCACCTGATCGACAACTTGTTTGCCTGTGCTACACCCAACTTTTCGCCCGACGGGAAGAAGGTGTTGACCATCATTTCGACAGATGATATCGAAAAAAGTTTTTCAAAATGACAGATTGTCGTTAATTTGAACGCGTTAATTTTTGGCTCGGTCATTGTATCTTGCCTCATCATTAAAACAATAAGCAACTGAAGATCGTTGATTTTGGAAAGAAAGATTATTTCGGTCTACCAATTTTAAAATTATGAGATACCGTCCGATGTTAAATATGCCTCCGGTAGTGAAGAATTTGATTCTCGCCAACGTTGTGGTTTTCCTGATTACCATTGTGTTAAAACAAACCGGTACCGATTTGTACCCGATTTTAGGATTACACTTTCCCTTGTCGGAGAAGTTTAGGCTACACCAGTTTTTTACTTATATGTTTATGCACAGCTCGAGTGGTATTGGGCATATCTTTTTTAATATGTTTGCCCTGTATATGTTTGGGCGCGTGTTAGAAGGCGTGTGGGGGTCAAAACGGTTTCTGACATTTTACCTGGTAACCGGAATTGGTGCAGCAGTGTTGCATATGGTGGTCGCTTATTTCGAATACCGGTCACTTATTGGAAAATTGTCACCCGATCAAATTGCTTACGTGAAAGAGGTTGGCTACCAAATTTGGAGCGAGGGAAAGAATTTTAGCGATCCATTATCCGGTAAGCTAAATGCTATTCTGAATACGCCAACCGTTGGTGCGTCGGGAGCTGTTTTTGGCATTTTGTTAGGTTTCGGAATGTTGTTCCCGAATACCCAGCTGATGTTACTTTTTCCGCCAATACCAATTAAAGCCAAGTATTTTGTGATTGGTTACGGTGCTTTGGAATTATTCTTTGGCGTGTCGGGGATTCAGGGAAGTGTAGCCCACTTTGCTCACCTTGGAGGTATGCTGTTTGGTTATTTTATGATTAAATACTGGAACAAGAACTCGAATCGTTTTTATTAAAAAAAGACTCTGGAAATTGTGGATATTGCTGGCGACATAAAAAGAACATTTAAAGAAGGATCGGTATTAACCCGGCTCATCTATATAAATATTGGTGTTTTTCTTTTGCTGAAAATTATTGCAGTATTCTTTTACCTGAGCGGACAAGCATTTCCGGTGTATCAGTGGTTGTCAGTACCTTCGGTAACCGAAGTTTTAGCAAAACAGCCATGGACCCCAATAACCTACATGTTTTTACACCAGGGTTTTATCCATCTCCTGTTTAATATGCTTGGGCTGTATTGGTTTGGACAGCTGTTTCTTTATCATTTCGAGGGGGACAAGATGTTGGGTGTTTACCTGATGGGAGGTCTTTGGGGGGCGTTTTTGTACGTCATAGCTTACAATGTATTTCCGGCATTTGATTCAATGTATGGTCTGTTGCTGGGAGCTTCGGCATCGATTATTGCAATTTTAGTAGCCGTTGCTTTTTACGATCCTAACCGCGAGATTCATCTGTTTTTTA
It includes:
- a CDS encoding rhomboid family protein, encoding MDIAGDIKRTFKEGSVLTRLIYINIGVFLLLKIIAVFFYLSGQAFPVYQWLSVPSVTEVLAKQPWTPITYMFLHQGFIHLLFNMLGLYWFGQLFLYHFEGDKMLGVYLMGGLWGAFLYVIAYNVFPAFDSMYGLLLGASASIIAILVAVAFYDPNREIHLFFIGRFPLKYVAAFYVLLSIIGISSTNPGGNIAHLGGAFWGWFYIYQLRKGKDMGAGLVDLVNQAGEFFEGLFKHKSKMKVTYRKPPRDDYEYNRQKHKQQDEINRILDKIAKSGYDSLSKQEKELLFKQGKK
- a CDS encoding putative quinol monooxygenase, encoding MFIVHVFVHVKEDCIDAFKAATIENAKHSLNEPGIARFDFVEQQDDSTRFVLVEVYRTANDPAKHKETAHYQKWRDTVADMMAEPRSALKFYNVLPGENGWD
- a CDS encoding rhomboid family intramembrane serine protease gives rise to the protein MRYRPMLNMPPVVKNLILANVVVFLITIVLKQTGTDLYPILGLHFPLSEKFRLHQFFTYMFMHSSSGIGHIFFNMFALYMFGRVLEGVWGSKRFLTFYLVTGIGAAVLHMVVAYFEYRSLIGKLSPDQIAYVKEVGYQIWSEGKNFSDPLSGKLNAILNTPTVGASGAVFGILLGFGMLFPNTQLMLLFPPIPIKAKYFVIGYGALELFFGVSGIQGSVAHFAHLGGMLFGYFMIKYWNKNSNRFY
- the corA gene encoding magnesium/cobalt transporter CorA — encoded protein: MARFLKDRSKAKGLVPGSLVLIGRQKMDQPVIQLITYDKNNLLEESVDSVSSIQQKLSADKVNWINIYGLHDLEMIKKVGEEFKLPSLLLEDILNTDQSPKYENGENYDAFIMKILHQEKEANRIQAEQVTLILGENYVLTLQERKGDFFEVVRERIRKNKGRIRISGNDYLAYTLMDTLVDNYSILIETIGRQVEDIEDRLFKTMDSKIVEEIYRFKTELNYIRKAVRPVREFITTLLRTEDSFFKEKNFAFLKDLNDLTVQCAEAVEMYNSMTSDQLNIYNSNMSNKMNEVMKTLTIFASIFIPLTFVAGIYGMNFDYIPELKFRYGYLLFWVVILIVGGGLLIYFRRKKWL
- a CDS encoding carbon-nitrogen hydrolase family protein; amino-acid sequence: MQDIENIELKYLKFDDYQELKAAMIEVYPSMPDAYWKEHHIKSLIKRFPEGQVVLKVNGQIAGCALAIVVDYDKFEDNHKYKEITGNYSFDTHSPNGDMLYGIDVFIKPEFRGLRLGRRLYDYRKELCERLNLKGIAFGGRIPNYHLYQNELSPKEYIQKVRTKEIHDPVLNFQISNDFHPAKIIKGYLEGDKDSKEYAVLLEWDNIYYEKPRKKPEITKTVVRLGLVQWQMRPYKTFEDLMFQVEFFVDAVSGYRCDFALFPEFFNAPLMAENNHLTEPEAIRELARHTDDIIAKFSELAISYNINIITGSMPELVDDNLYNAGYLCRRDGSTERYEKLHVTPDEVKVWGMQGGSSLKALDTDCGKIGVLICYDSEFPELSRLLADEGVDILFVPFLTDTQNGFSRVRNCSQARAIENECYVAIAGSVGNLPKVHNMDIQYAQSMVFTPCDFAFPVNGIKAEATPNTEMILIADVDIGLLRELNQFGSVRNLKDRRQDIFQLKKKV
- a CDS encoding iron-containing alcohol dehydrogenase, with translation MAVNFSFATAGQIIFGNHTLDKVPDLVAGFGKKVILVTGKSSLRAEELMAKFSPGTDTILFKVPGEPTTDLIEAGVKLAREHNSEVVVGFGGGSVIDSAKAIAAMGTNKGELLDYLEVIGRGKPLTERPLPCIAIPTTAGTGAEATKNAVIKSPENNVKVSLRSSQMYPDIAVVDPVLTWSMPPALTASTGVDALTHLLETFVSNQANPFIDMICREGLTRISRSLRKAFTDGADKQAREDMAMASLLGGMALANVKLGAVHGFAGPMGGMFPIPHGAVCACLMSAVIEENIQALRNNKLDSSKFDELAKILTGNEKAMSNDAAIWASELVAELQVSTLSEFGLTQKDFPLLIEKAKVSSSIKGNPVELTDEQLFRILERSL
- the mutL gene encoding DNA mismatch repair endonuclease MutL; amino-acid sequence: MSDIIQLLPDAVANQIAAGEVIQRPASVVKELVENALDAGATEITINIKDAGKTLIQISDNGSGMSPTDARMAFERHATSKIREAKDLFAIRSMGFRGEALASIAAIADVELRTKKADDEVGTFIHVIGSEVKTQEPAGCNNGTNFMIKNLFFNVPARRKFLKANSTELKHIIWEIQRIALPNPDIKLSLIHNGTTVYDLPPANHRKRLVDVFGRSLNQSLINVDEDTSIVKVFGYVGQPKYARKTLGEQFFFVNGRFMRHPYFHKAIMQAFNKLLPPDTYPSYFLFLELDPEAIDINVHPTKTEIKFENDRDIWPIIHAAVRESLGKHNVVPSIDFDQSGSIDIPVPKKGGEDVRFPEIQVNPDYNPFNNEKQFAERGYSPFDKDSGQGRSSFPDSGREKKNLENWEELYQGAQLKIKPEPEYRGTAPQNDDLYVNAPGQFSGKKVLQLKQRYVLTPVKSGLMVIDQKRAHERILFEKFMEVLKSDSVASQQQLFPQTIELNPADSALLKSILEDLLSLGFDIREFGKDTFIINGTPGVLDISSPELILEKLLEDYKTSPVDARSKAREQIAASLAKASAMDYGTNLKQEEVDHLIDNLFACATPNFSPDGKKVLTIISTDDIEKSFSK